In one window of Rhizobium sp. ACO-34A DNA:
- a CDS encoding diguanylate cyclase has product MNRSVESRFLAIVAITVFVLIVPLFALFLTLSSEQAGKELKDHVEVLLAANAQALAKPMWDFDRESVEQITATIVSANSVSKVQVRDVSGGISVSMPPFPVWPKNGIRSMSRDIFYQTLDGPKQVGTITIYFDKLDALSSLRRAEGLLIGIFVVAVVGIIGASILGNRVMIIQPLLKLTAAIEATRQLGSRHHVDWQSNDEIGRLAKSFNVMQSQLEQEERELKLAHHRITDIYNLTPAMLLSLDEDDRITGVSDYWLLATGYQRAGVIGRRFADFVPEDVRSLYLERKNSKGKGNYVVEITTKFIRADGNVMDVLIAEANKEGHADELALSLSVMTDVTALKQSEARNLRQAITDHLTGLMNRQGFESALDMEIMKTDELGGELACIFVDLDRFKWINDNLGHHAGDTVLRLLVELMHPLLPAGAIAARLGGDEFAILIRSASAEQDALELSRQLCAIFDVPLLVHGATVRLSASVGIALYPRHAHNAAELLQKSDMAMYSKKRDGKNGALLYDPLLQDNTRQRAEIERDIEAGLENDWFDAFFQPIVELSTGMVKGYEALLRLDHPEKGIMSPTEIIRVAEETGAITRVGNRMLEKTLSNLVRLSNATGNDKTYIAINFSPLQFEQTLPIRLAALTARHGIAANRIVIEITEATLLHDNPQIRTILDEFARYGCRIALDDFGTGYSSLSYLNSFPVDIVKIDQSFIRSLVAEAPELRHKSRMLVEGITAISHKMECTVVAEGIETEAQRDVLKQFGVDSGQGYLFARPQPIQHLIDLEDNLDTARSSVA; this is encoded by the coding sequence ATGAACCGCTCGGTCGAAAGCCGCTTCCTCGCGATTGTCGCGATCACGGTCTTTGTCCTCATCGTTCCGCTCTTTGCGCTGTTCCTGACCCTCTCCTCCGAACAGGCGGGCAAGGAGCTGAAGGATCACGTTGAGGTTCTTCTGGCCGCCAACGCTCAGGCGCTCGCCAAGCCCATGTGGGACTTCGACCGCGAAAGTGTCGAACAGATCACCGCCACCATCGTCTCCGCCAATTCCGTCAGCAAGGTGCAGGTCCGCGATGTCTCCGGCGGCATCAGCGTCTCCATGCCCCCTTTTCCCGTCTGGCCGAAGAATGGCATCCGCTCGATGTCCCGCGACATCTTCTACCAGACGCTGGACGGACCCAAGCAGGTCGGCACGATCACAATCTACTTCGACAAGCTCGATGCCCTTTCTTCTCTCAGGCGGGCGGAAGGCCTGCTGATAGGCATCTTCGTCGTCGCCGTCGTCGGCATCATTGGCGCATCCATCCTCGGCAACCGCGTGATGATTATCCAGCCGTTGCTGAAACTCACCGCGGCAATAGAGGCGACCCGCCAGCTCGGTTCCCGCCACCACGTCGACTGGCAGTCGAACGACGAGATCGGCAGGTTGGCCAAGAGCTTCAACGTGATGCAGAGCCAGCTCGAACAGGAAGAACGCGAACTGAAGCTCGCGCATCACCGCATTACCGACATCTATAACCTGACGCCCGCCATGCTTCTCTCGCTCGACGAGGATGATCGTATCACCGGCGTCAGCGATTACTGGCTTCTGGCGACCGGTTATCAGCGCGCCGGCGTCATCGGTCGTCGCTTCGCCGATTTCGTGCCGGAGGATGTTCGCAGCCTTTATCTCGAACGCAAGAACAGCAAGGGCAAGGGCAATTACGTCGTTGAAATCACGACCAAGTTCATCCGCGCCGACGGCAATGTTATGGACGTCCTGATCGCCGAGGCAAACAAGGAAGGCCATGCCGACGAACTGGCGCTGTCGCTCAGCGTCATGACCGACGTCACCGCCCTCAAGCAATCCGAGGCGCGAAACCTTCGTCAGGCCATCACTGATCATCTGACCGGGCTGATGAACCGTCAGGGCTTCGAAAGCGCGCTCGACATGGAAATCATGAAGACCGACGAACTCGGCGGCGAACTCGCCTGCATCTTCGTCGATCTCGACCGCTTCAAATGGATCAACGACAATCTCGGCCATCACGCCGGCGATACCGTTCTACGTCTCCTTGTCGAACTGATGCACCCATTGCTGCCGGCCGGCGCCATCGCCGCGCGCCTCGGCGGTGACGAATTCGCCATCCTGATCCGCTCGGCCTCCGCGGAACAGGATGCGCTGGAACTCAGCCGCCAACTCTGTGCCATCTTCGACGTACCGCTGCTGGTACACGGCGCGACGGTCAGGCTCAGCGCCAGCGTCGGCATCGCGCTTTATCCCCGCCATGCCCACAACGCTGCCGAACTGCTGCAGAAATCCGACATGGCGATGTATAGCAAGAAGCGCGACGGCAAGAACGGCGCCCTGCTCTACGATCCCCTCCTCCAGGACAACACCCGCCAGCGGGCGGAGATCGAGCGCGACATCGAGGCAGGCCTCGAAAACGACTGGTTCGATGCATTCTTCCAGCCGATCGTCGAACTCTCCACGGGCATGGTGAAAGGCTATGAGGCGCTGCTGCGCCTCGATCATCCCGAAAAGGGCATCATGTCTCCGACGGAGATCATCCGGGTTGCGGAAGAGACGGGTGCTATCACCCGCGTCGGCAATCGCATGCTGGAAAAGACGCTCTCCAATCTCGTCCGCTTGTCGAATGCAACCGGCAACGACAAGACCTACATCGCCATCAATTTCTCGCCCCTGCAGTTCGAACAGACCCTGCCGATCCGGCTTGCGGCGCTGACGGCGCGCCACGGCATTGCAGCGAACCGTATCGTCATCGAGATCACCGAAGCGACGCTGCTGCACGACAACCCGCAGATCCGCACCATACTCGACGAATTCGCCCGCTATGGCTGCCGCATCGCGCTCGATGATTTCGGCACCGGCTATTCCTCGCTGAGCTATCTCAACAGCTTCCCCGTAGACATCGTGAAGATCGACCAGTCCTTCATCCGCTCGCTCGTCGCCGAGGCGCCGGAACTGCGCCACAAGAGCCGCATGCTTGTCGAAGGCATCACCGCGATCTCCCACAAGATGGAATGCACCGTCGTCGCCGAAGGTATCGAGACGGAAGCCCAGCGCGATGTTCTCAAACAGTTCGGCGTCGATTCCGGTCAGGGCTATCTTTTCGCCCGGCCGCAACCCATTCAGCATCTGATCGATCTCGAAGACAATCTCGACACGGCACGGAGTTCCGTCGCCTGA
- a CDS encoding ABC transporter substrate-binding protein, which translates to MKVMAFFLSMGLATAASAETIHFTTEDYPPYNYRQGNGYTGAGYKQVIELMKYVEADFTVELMPWARAFALAESEANTCVFTTAHIPERNDRFKWVEPLAIDRNFMIARKGSGVRVTNDEEARRYIVGTQRDDYTQDLLERNGFPKIDLATDLDLTLKKLVAGRIDLMPISEKFYMKLKKEGKPVEAQYIFSKQTFSIACNINFPEQLRLSMQEGLARIMADGTQARLLQEEGLGGLGETTDEFSKP; encoded by the coding sequence ATGAAAGTGATGGCATTTTTCCTGTCGATGGGCCTCGCAACGGCGGCCAGCGCCGAAACGATCCACTTCACCACGGAGGATTATCCCCCTTACAACTACCGGCAGGGCAACGGATACACCGGTGCGGGCTACAAACAGGTCATCGAACTGATGAAGTATGTCGAGGCCGATTTCACGGTGGAACTGATGCCCTGGGCGCGAGCTTTCGCTCTCGCCGAATCGGAGGCCAACACCTGTGTCTTTACCACGGCCCACATTCCGGAGCGCAATGACCGTTTCAAATGGGTGGAACCGCTCGCCATCGATCGCAATTTCATGATTGCGCGCAAGGGATCGGGCGTAAGAGTGACGAATGACGAGGAGGCCAGGCGTTATATCGTCGGCACCCAGCGTGACGACTACACCCAGGATCTTCTGGAACGGAACGGCTTTCCGAAAATCGACCTCGCGACCGATCTCGACCTCACCCTGAAAAAGCTCGTCGCCGGTCGCATCGATCTCATGCCGATCTCCGAAAAATTCTATATGAAGCTTAAGAAGGAGGGGAAACCGGTCGAAGCCCAGTACATCTTTTCCAAACAGACCTTCTCGATCGCCTGCAACATCAATTTCCCCGAACAGCTTCGCCTGAGCATGCAGGAGGGACTGGCCAGGATCATGGCGGATGGGACCCAGGCGCGCCTTCTTCAGGAAGAGGGGCTCGGCGGACTGGGAGAGACGACCGACGAGTTTTCAAAGCCGTAA
- a CDS encoding aldehyde dehydrogenase (catalyzes the oxidation of acetaldehyde, benzaldehyde, propionaldehyde and other aldehydes), whose amino-acid sequence MNIQVQTIAETPFKLKYGNFIGGEWREPVNGRYFDNTTPVTGGKLCEVARSDEHDINLALDAAHAAKDKWGRTSVAERSNILNRIADRMEANLELLARAETWDNGKPLRETMAADIPLAIDHFRYFAACVRSQEGSIGEIDNDTVAYHFHEPLGVVGQIIPWNFPILMAAWKVAPALAAGNCVVLKPAEQTPASILVLADLIGDLLPPGVLNIVNGFGLEAGKPLATSPRIAKIAFTGETSTGRLIMQYASQNLIPVTLELGGKSPNIFFADVMAEDDDFLDKALEGFAMFALNQGEVCTCPSRALVHEKIYDRFMEKAVKRVEAVRQGDPLDMSTMIGAQASSEQLQKILSYIDIGKQEGAKVLTGGYRNELSGDLAGGYYVKPTVFEGNNKMRIFQEEIFGPVVSVTTFKDEAEALEIANDTLYGLGAGVWSRNANTCYHFGRNIQAGRVWTNCYHAYPAHAAFGGYKQSGIGRETHKMMLDHYQQTKNMLVSYSPKALGFF is encoded by the coding sequence ATGAACATTCAGGTTCAGACCATTGCGGAAACGCCGTTCAAGCTGAAATACGGCAACTTCATCGGTGGTGAATGGCGCGAGCCGGTAAACGGCCGCTACTTCGACAACACGACGCCGGTGACCGGCGGCAAGCTCTGCGAAGTCGCCCGCTCCGACGAACACGACATCAACCTCGCGCTCGACGCCGCGCATGCCGCCAAGGACAAGTGGGGCCGCACGTCGGTTGCCGAACGGTCCAACATTCTCAACCGGATCGCCGACCGCATGGAAGCCAATCTCGAGCTTCTGGCGCGCGCCGAAACCTGGGACAACGGCAAGCCGCTTCGCGAAACCATGGCGGCCGATATTCCGCTCGCCATCGACCATTTCCGCTACTTCGCCGCATGCGTTCGTTCTCAGGAAGGTTCGATCGGCGAAATCGACAATGACACCGTCGCCTATCACTTCCATGAGCCGCTCGGCGTCGTCGGCCAGATCATCCCGTGGAACTTCCCGATCCTGATGGCTGCCTGGAAGGTCGCTCCGGCGCTCGCCGCCGGCAATTGCGTGGTGCTGAAACCGGCTGAACAGACGCCTGCCTCGATCCTCGTCCTGGCGGACCTGATCGGCGACCTTCTGCCGCCGGGCGTTCTCAACATCGTCAACGGTTTCGGTCTCGAAGCCGGCAAGCCGCTTGCGACCAGCCCGCGCATCGCCAAGATCGCGTTCACCGGCGAGACCTCGACCGGTCGCCTGATCATGCAGTATGCCAGCCAGAACCTGATCCCGGTCACGCTGGAACTCGGTGGCAAGTCGCCGAACATCTTCTTTGCCGACGTCATGGCGGAAGACGATGACTTCCTCGACAAGGCGCTGGAAGGCTTCGCCATGTTCGCCCTCAATCAGGGCGAGGTGTGCACATGCCCGAGCCGTGCGCTGGTGCATGAGAAGATCTACGACCGCTTCATGGAAAAGGCCGTCAAGCGCGTCGAAGCCGTTCGGCAGGGCGACCCGCTGGACATGTCGACGATGATCGGCGCACAGGCTTCCAGCGAACAGCTGCAGAAGATCCTGTCCTACATCGATATCGGCAAGCAGGAAGGCGCGAAGGTGCTGACCGGTGGTTACCGCAACGAGCTTTCCGGCGATCTGGCCGGTGGCTACTACGTCAAGCCGACGGTGTTCGAAGGCAACAACAAGATGCGGATCTTCCAGGAGGAGATCTTCGGACCGGTTGTTTCCGTCACCACCTTCAAGGATGAGGCGGAAGCGCTCGAAATCGCCAACGACACGCTGTACGGCCTCGGTGCCGGCGTGTGGAGCCGCAATGCCAACACCTGCTACCACTTCGGTCGCAACATCCAGGCCGGCCGTGTCTGGACCAATTGCTACCACGCCTATCCGGCCCATGCGGCCTTTGGCGGCTACAAGCAGTCCGGTATCGGCCGCGAGACCCACAAGATGATGCTCGATCACTATCAGCAGACCAAGAACATGCTCGTCAGCTACAGCCCGAAGGCTCTTGGTTTCTTCTGA
- a CDS encoding phosphoribosylpyrophosphate synthetase — MKVFAGNSNRQLAEAICNYLNVPLGKASVRRFADQEIFVEIQENVRGEDVFVVQSTAFPANDHLMELLIMIDAFRRSSARRITAVLPYFGYARQDRKPGPRTPISAKLVANLITEAGADRVLTLDLHAGQIQGFFDIPTDNLYAVPILARDVKEHYDLKNVMVVSPDVGGVVRARSLAKRLDCLLAIVDKRRDRPGESEVMNVIGDVTGKDCILIDDIVDSGGTLCNAAEALLKHGATSVTAYITHGVLSGGAVTRVASSKLRELVITDSIQPTTAVQSAHNIRVLTTANLLGEAINRTAAEESVSSLFD, encoded by the coding sequence ATGAAGGTATTCGCAGGTAACTCGAACCGGCAACTTGCCGAGGCAATCTGCAATTATCTCAACGTACCACTCGGGAAGGCCAGCGTAAGACGCTTTGCGGACCAGGAAATTTTCGTAGAGATTCAGGAAAACGTACGCGGCGAAGACGTTTTCGTCGTCCAGTCGACGGCTTTTCCGGCCAATGACCACCTGATGGAACTGCTGATCATGATCGACGCCTTCCGTCGATCCTCTGCACGGCGCATCACGGCGGTGCTTCCCTACTTCGGCTACGCCCGTCAGGATCGCAAACCCGGCCCGCGCACACCGATCTCCGCAAAGCTCGTCGCCAACCTGATCACCGAAGCCGGCGCCGACCGCGTTCTGACGCTCGACCTGCATGCCGGCCAGATCCAGGGCTTCTTCGATATCCCGACAGATAATCTCTACGCGGTTCCGATCCTCGCCCGCGACGTCAAGGAACACTACGACCTGAAGAACGTCATGGTCGTCTCCCCCGACGTCGGCGGTGTGGTACGCGCCCGTTCGCTGGCAAAGCGTCTCGACTGTCTGCTTGCCATCGTCGACAAGCGCCGCGATCGTCCGGGTGAATCCGAAGTCATGAATGTCATCGGTGATGTCACCGGCAAGGACTGCATCCTCATCGACGATATCGTCGATTCGGGGGGCACGCTCTGCAACGCCGCCGAAGCGCTCCTGAAGCACGGCGCGACCAGCGTTACGGCCTACATCACCCACGGCGTCCTGTCCGGCGGTGCCGTTACCCGCGTCGCATCTTCGAAGCTGCGCGAACTCGTCATCACGGACTCGATCCAGCCGACGACCGCCGTCCAGTCGGCCCACAATATCCGCGTGCTGACAACGGCCAACCTGCTCGGTGAAGCCATCAACCGCACGGCCGCCGAAGAGTCGGTTTCCAGCCTCTTCGACTGA
- a CDS encoding bifunctional diguanylate cyclase/phosphodiesterase → MLNVITCIAIGHDFVSLVTALFVCILGSLLTVRLFARARNNRGVARLSWLALSAIIGGSSIWTTHFVAMMGYQTGVVSGYEPVITLLSLTSAIATTGAGFAIASLSQRSLLVEAGGMVVGLGIALMHYLGMSAYQLQADLVWDSRYVYASLVLAAVFGAMTTNRVARPFSRFCTYGGGAFLILTILATHFTGMTGLTVVPNADAGAPTGVLHEGMLSVVVVAITLVILSLGAATYAIDQQATLATVERYRHLSLHDALTGLPNRAAFMEHIGRLIERPDERSSRIAVLSFDLDRFKEINDVHGHAAGDHVLRVISARMSSMLKDQEFLARMGGDEFVVVSARHFNRNDASQLAQRIIREINQPIEWKEQIFGIGTSIGISIFPDNGETVDDVMAQADVAMYRAKAAGSNNVCFYDTSMDQAARERNALAMDMRVGLQRGEFELFYQQQNDTRTGDIIGFEALMRWNHPVRGQISPVEFIPIAEKTGFIVELGEWAMREACREAVRWRKPFSIAVNVAPQQLASSNLPARVLKVLDETGLSPDRLELEITESGIIADQKHALNIIRQLKALGVKIAMDDYGTGYSSLSTLQLFPFDKIKIDKAFIDRVATNRQSAAIVRSTLILAESLDIPVLAEGVESEEHLSFLKAEGCNQVQGYYYGRPEPKAAIEALVNLAA, encoded by the coding sequence ATGCTCAATGTCATCACCTGCATCGCCATCGGGCACGATTTCGTGTCGCTCGTGACGGCGCTGTTCGTCTGCATACTTGGCTCGCTTCTGACCGTAAGGCTCTTTGCCAGGGCGCGCAACAATCGTGGTGTTGCTCGGCTGAGCTGGCTGGCGTTGAGTGCGATCATCGGCGGTTCATCGATCTGGACGACCCATTTCGTCGCGATGATGGGATATCAGACGGGTGTCGTCAGCGGTTATGAGCCGGTTATCACGCTCCTTTCGCTGACAAGCGCCATCGCAACCACGGGTGCCGGCTTTGCCATCGCCTCCCTTTCGCAGCGCAGCCTGCTGGTCGAGGCGGGTGGTATGGTTGTCGGGCTCGGTATTGCGCTGATGCATTATCTCGGCATGTCGGCCTATCAGCTGCAAGCGGATCTGGTCTGGGATTCGCGCTATGTCTACGCGTCCCTCGTGCTTGCCGCCGTTTTTGGCGCGATGACCACCAATCGTGTGGCAAGGCCGTTCAGCCGCTTCTGCACCTATGGCGGCGGAGCTTTTCTGATCCTGACGATCCTCGCCACGCATTTCACCGGCATGACCGGTCTGACCGTGGTTCCCAATGCCGATGCAGGTGCGCCGACGGGTGTGCTTCACGAAGGCATGCTGTCGGTCGTCGTGGTCGCGATCACACTCGTCATCCTGTCGCTGGGAGCTGCCACCTATGCCATCGACCAGCAGGCAACGCTTGCGACCGTCGAGCGCTACCGGCACCTTTCCCTGCATGACGCCCTGACCGGCCTGCCCAATCGTGCCGCCTTCATGGAGCATATCGGCCGCCTGATCGAACGCCCCGACGAGCGTTCCTCCCGCATCGCGGTCCTGTCGTTCGATCTCGACCGGTTCAAGGAAATCAATGACGTGCATGGGCATGCGGCTGGCGATCACGTCCTGCGGGTTATTTCCGCGCGGATGTCGTCCATGCTCAAGGATCAGGAATTCCTGGCCCGTATGGGCGGCGACGAGTTCGTCGTGGTTTCCGCCCGTCATTTCAATCGCAACGACGCATCCCAGCTGGCGCAGCGGATCATTCGCGAGATCAACCAGCCGATCGAGTGGAAGGAACAGATCTTCGGCATCGGGACCAGCATCGGCATCTCGATCTTCCCCGACAACGGGGAGACGGTCGACGACGTCATGGCCCAGGCGGATGTCGCGATGTATCGTGCAAAAGCGGCCGGTTCCAACAATGTCTGCTTCTACGATACCTCGATGGACCAGGCGGCCCGCGAGCGCAACGCGCTGGCCATGGACATGCGCGTCGGTCTGCAGCGGGGCGAGTTCGAACTCTTCTATCAGCAGCAGAACGACACCCGCACAGGCGATATCATCGGGTTCGAGGCGCTCATGCGCTGGAACCATCCTGTTCGCGGACAGATCTCGCCGGTCGAATTCATCCCGATCGCGGAGAAGACCGGCTTCATCGTCGAGCTTGGCGAATGGGCGATGCGCGAGGCATGCCGGGAGGCAGTGCGCTGGCGCAAGCCGTTCTCCATTGCCGTCAACGTGGCGCCGCAGCAGCTTGCCAGCAGCAACCTGCCGGCACGGGTTCTCAAGGTGCTGGACGAGACCGGCCTGTCGCCTGACAGGCTCGAGCTCGAAATTACCGAGTCCGGCATCATTGCCGACCAGAAGCACGCGCTGAACATCATCCGTCAGCTCAAGGCGCTCGGCGTGAAGATTGCCATGGACGACTACGGCACGGGATATTCTTCGCTCTCGACCCTGCAGCTCTTTCCCTTCGACAAGATCAAGATCGACAAGGCCTTCATCGATCGCGTGGCCACCAACCGCCAGTCCGCGGCAATCGTCCGCTCGACCCTCATTCTTGCCGAGAGCCTCGACATTCCTGTCCTTGCAGAGGGTGTGGAGAGCGAGGAGCACCTCAGCTTTCTGAAGGCGGAAGGCTGCAATCAGGTTCAGGGGTATTATTATGGCAGGCCTGAACCAAAAGCGGCTATCGAAGCTCTGGTCAATCTCGCTGCCTGA
- a CDS encoding Xaa-Pro dipeptidase, whose translation MALQFELTEYADRLSRLTAAMAEQKLDAVLLFAQESMYWLTGYDTFGYCFFQTLVVKADGSMTLLTRSADLRQAKHTSTIENIVVWVDRTNADPSVDLRNLLSEMDLLGARIGIEYDTHGMTGRVARLLDHQLTNFCEIVEASYLASELRLIKSPAEIAYVERAAALADDALDAALPLIKAGGDEAAILAAMQSAILAGGGDYPANEFIIGSGADALLCRYKAGRRNLSENDQLTLEWAGTAAHYHAAMMRTIVIGEPTPRHRELYSACHEAIKAIEQVLRPGYTFGDVFDTHARIMDERGLARHRLNACGYSLGARFSPSWMEHQMFHTGNTQQIVPDMSLFVHMIIMDSERETAMTLGHTYLTTTTAPRPLSRHSLELITR comes from the coding sequence ATGGCCCTGCAGTTCGAACTGACCGAGTATGCGGATCGCCTTTCTCGCCTGACCGCTGCCATGGCCGAGCAGAAGCTGGACGCCGTGCTCCTGTTCGCCCAGGAAAGCATGTACTGGCTGACCGGCTACGATACGTTCGGCTACTGCTTTTTCCAGACCCTCGTCGTCAAGGCAGACGGCTCCATGACGCTACTGACGCGTTCTGCCGACCTGCGTCAGGCCAAGCATACCTCCACCATCGAGAACATCGTGGTCTGGGTAGACCGGACGAACGCCGATCCGAGCGTCGACCTGCGCAACCTCCTGAGCGAGATGGATCTGCTCGGCGCCCGCATCGGCATCGAATACGACACCCACGGCATGACCGGACGTGTCGCCCGCCTGCTGGACCACCAGCTCACCAATTTCTGCGAGATCGTCGAGGCCTCCTATCTGGCCAGCGAACTGCGCCTCATAAAAAGCCCCGCGGAAATTGCCTATGTCGAACGTGCGGCCGCCCTTGCAGACGATGCGCTCGATGCGGCGTTGCCGCTGATCAAGGCCGGCGGCGACGAAGCCGCGATCCTTGCAGCCATGCAGAGCGCCATCCTTGCCGGCGGCGGAGACTACCCCGCCAACGAATTCATCATCGGTTCGGGCGCCGACGCCCTGCTCTGCCGCTACAAGGCGGGACGCAGGAACCTTTCGGAAAACGACCAGCTGACGCTCGAATGGGCGGGCACGGCAGCGCATTACCATGCGGCTATGATGCGCACGATCGTCATCGGCGAACCGACGCCGCGCCATCGGGAGCTTTACTCCGCCTGCCACGAGGCCATCAAGGCGATCGAACAGGTGCTGAGGCCGGGATATACCTTCGGCGACGTCTTCGACACCCACGCTCGCATCATGGACGAACGGGGTCTTGCGCGTCACCGGCTGAATGCCTGTGGCTATTCGCTTGGTGCCCGCTTCTCACCCTCGTGGATGGAGCATCAGATGTTCCACACCGGCAATACCCAGCAGATCGTTCCGGACATGTCGCTCTTCGTCCACATGATCATCATGGATAGCGAACGCGAGACGGCGATGACGCTTGGGCACACCTACCTTACCACGACGACCGCGCCCCGGCCGCTCTCCCGCCATTCGCTGGAACTCATCACCCGCTGA
- a CDS encoding 50S ribosomal protein L25/general stress protein Ctc, with protein sequence MSHATYELKAEARERVGKGSSRELRRNGLIPAVIYGDKQAPISIAINTNEVTKRIHAGGFMTTVAVIDVNGEKIKVLPKDYQLDPVRDFTVHIDFLRVSANSRVTVEVPVHFVNEEQSAIKIGGVLNIVRHEVELLCPADNIPEFITVDLAGHKIGDSLHISHVKLPAGVTPVITDRDFTIATIVAPAGGVDEAAAAEA encoded by the coding sequence ATGAGCCACGCAACTTACGAGCTCAAGGCCGAGGCGCGCGAACGGGTTGGTAAGGGGTCCTCCCGTGAACTTCGCCGCAACGGTTTGATTCCCGCTGTCATCTATGGTGACAAGCAGGCCCCCATCTCCATCGCGATCAACACCAACGAGGTGACGAAGCGCATCCACGCCGGCGGTTTCATGACCACCGTTGCCGTGATCGACGTCAACGGCGAGAAGATCAAGGTCCTCCCGAAGGACTATCAGCTCGACCCGGTTCGTGACTTCACGGTGCACATCGACTTCCTGCGCGTTTCGGCAAACAGCCGCGTTACCGTTGAAGTTCCGGTTCACTTCGTCAACGAAGAACAGTCTGCCATCAAGATCGGTGGCGTTCTGAACATCGTTCGTCACGAAGTCGAACTGCTCTGCCCGGCTGACAACATCCCGGAATTCATCACGGTTGACCTCGCTGGCCACAAGATCGGCGACAGCCTTCACATTTCGCATGTGAAGCTCCCGGCTGGTGTTACGCCGGTCATCACCGACCGCGACTTCACCATCGCAACGATCGTTGCCCCGGCTGGCGGCGTCGACGAGGCTGCTGCTGCAGAAGCCTGA
- a CDS encoding Fis family transcriptional regulator: protein MRRETSHSDLVYATASQNSAAASSPIAASWRRCLNLHQLQPEEGRKPVQVDDIVFREAREKMEHLIHVCADEFDRLYQTVGRSGCCLVLSDRNGIVLDRRGAAGDDADFHGLGLWQQNVWSEASVGTNGIGTALADERAVVIQGDQHFLSSNTTLSCATAPIRDHLGRVTAALDISTCRQDVTDMTLAILSQAVRDVAARVEMSLFRMAFPSARIVMVPTVSAAASALLAVDHDDLILGATKAARVALRLDDQMIAQGIPAADALSEDRGEANSDLDDAERAALRRALSRTNGNVSQAAQVLGISRATLHRKMKRFSLQ from the coding sequence ATGCGCCGGGAAACGAGTCATTCGGACTTGGTCTATGCGACCGCCTCACAGAATTCGGCGGCTGCGAGTTCGCCGATAGCAGCGTCGTGGCGACGCTGCCTGAACCTTCACCAGTTGCAGCCCGAAGAGGGGCGCAAGCCGGTGCAGGTCGATGATATCGTCTTTCGCGAGGCTCGCGAGAAGATGGAACATCTCATTCATGTCTGCGCGGACGAGTTCGACCGTCTCTACCAGACCGTAGGTCGCTCCGGGTGCTGCCTCGTCTTGTCCGATCGTAACGGCATCGTGCTTGACCGGCGCGGTGCGGCTGGTGATGACGCCGATTTCCACGGCCTCGGCCTCTGGCAACAGAATGTCTGGAGTGAGGCGAGCGTCGGTACCAACGGTATCGGCACAGCTCTTGCCGATGAACGGGCGGTTGTCATTCAAGGTGACCAGCATTTCCTGAGTTCCAATACCACATTGAGCTGCGCTACCGCGCCGATCCGCGATCATCTCGGTCGGGTGACGGCGGCTCTCGATATCTCCACCTGCCGTCAGGATGTGACGGACATGACGCTCGCAATCCTCTCGCAGGCAGTTCGCGACGTTGCCGCGCGCGTGGAGATGAGCCTTTTTCGCATGGCATTCCCGTCTGCCCGTATCGTCATGGTGCCGACAGTTAGCGCTGCCGCGTCGGCTCTGCTTGCCGTCGATCACGACGATCTGATTCTCGGCGCGACCAAGGCCGCGCGCGTGGCTCTCAGGCTGGACGACCAGATGATCGCGCAGGGCATTCCGGCGGCGGATGCGCTGAGCGAGGACAGGGGCGAGGCGAATTCTGACCTCGACGATGCCGAGCGGGCGGCGCTGAGACGCGCGCTTTCACGCACCAACGGCAATGTTTCGCAGGCGGCGCAGGTGTTGGGTATCAGCCGTGCGACGCTTCACCGGAAGATGAAGCGCTTTTCGCTGCAGTGA
- a CDS encoding acetaldehyde dehydrogenase codes for MDQTDISQPRVLATDAALAFLDEIKADHPDILFHQSGGCCDGSSPMCYPASEYRVGETDVKLGEIGGVPFYISGSQFEVWKHTQLIIDVVDGRGGMFSLDNGRERRFLTRSRLFSGGEACLVPTIRN; via the coding sequence ATCGATCAGACAGACATTTCCCAGCCGCGCGTCCTCGCAACGGATGCAGCACTGGCCTTCCTCGATGAAATCAAGGCGGACCATCCCGACATTCTCTTCCACCAGTCGGGAGGGTGTTGCGATGGTTCCTCGCCGATGTGTTATCCGGCGAGCGAATACCGTGTCGGCGAAACCGACGTGAAACTCGGAGAGATCGGTGGTGTACCGTTCTATATCAGCGGCAGCCAATTCGAGGTGTGGAAGCACACGCAACTCATCATCGATGTCGTTGATGGGCGGGGCGGCATGTTCTCGCTCGACAATGGCCGTGAGCGGCGTTTCCTGACACGCTCCCGGCTGTTTTCCGGCGGCGAGGCCTGCCTGGTGCCGACGATCAGGAACTAG